A region of Bacillus cabrialesii DNA encodes the following proteins:
- the spoVAF gene encoding spore germination protein SpoVAF, with product MPDHKEEKIRVYRNPAKNEAYFKNRVGMGTSYDVGVRKLTILDKEIQLYYLNGLCDTAYIIHLMRELVAINNRKEDPEELIDIVENRLLNSQVEKVKTLDETTDQVLSGLVAVIVEGAGFAFIIDVRSYPGRNPEEPDTEKVVRGARDGFVENIVVNTALLRRRIRDERLRVKMTKVGERSKTDLSICYIEDIADPDLVDIVEKEIAAIDVDGLTMADKTVEEFIIKQGYNPYPLVRYTERPDVAANHVLEGHVIIMVDTSPSVIITPTTLFHHVQHAEEYRQAPAVGTFLRWVRFFGIIASTILLPIWFLFVLQPDLLPENMKFIGLNKDTHIPIILQIFLADLGIEFLRMAAIHTPTALSTAMGLIAAVLIGQIAIEVGLFSPEVILYVSLAAIGTFTTPSYELSLANKMGRLVLMILVALFHIKGLVIGFTVLIIAMASIKSLQTPYLWPLIPFNGKALWQVLIRTAKPGAKVRPSIVHPRNRLRQPTNS from the coding sequence ATGCCGGACCACAAGGAAGAGAAAATTCGGGTTTATCGGAATCCAGCTAAAAATGAAGCGTACTTCAAAAACCGTGTCGGCATGGGGACAAGCTATGATGTTGGTGTTCGCAAGCTCACCATTTTAGATAAAGAAATCCAGCTTTACTATCTGAATGGATTATGTGATACGGCCTATATCATTCATTTAATGAGAGAGCTTGTTGCCATTAACAATCGGAAAGAAGATCCCGAAGAGCTGATCGATATTGTCGAAAACAGGCTGCTTAATTCCCAGGTGGAAAAAGTAAAAACTTTGGATGAAACCACCGACCAAGTGCTGTCAGGGCTTGTCGCGGTCATTGTTGAAGGCGCAGGATTCGCATTTATTATTGATGTCAGAAGCTATCCGGGCAGGAATCCGGAAGAACCTGATACGGAAAAGGTGGTCAGGGGAGCCAGAGACGGATTTGTTGAAAATATCGTCGTCAATACGGCTCTTCTCAGAAGGCGGATCAGGGACGAACGTCTTCGCGTCAAGATGACAAAAGTCGGCGAGCGATCAAAAACGGATCTGAGCATTTGTTATATAGAAGATATTGCAGACCCTGATCTGGTTGATATCGTCGAAAAAGAAATTGCTGCCATTGATGTTGATGGATTAACAATGGCTGACAAAACAGTAGAAGAATTTATTATTAAACAAGGCTACAATCCATATCCGCTCGTTCGCTACACAGAAAGGCCGGATGTGGCGGCTAATCATGTACTTGAAGGTCATGTCATTATTATGGTTGATACATCGCCGAGTGTGATTATTACCCCGACGACTTTGTTCCACCATGTTCAGCATGCTGAGGAATACAGGCAGGCACCTGCAGTCGGTACTTTTTTAAGATGGGTAAGATTTTTTGGAATCATTGCTTCCACTATACTTCTCCCGATCTGGTTTCTATTTGTTCTTCAACCGGACCTGCTGCCCGAGAATATGAAATTTATCGGTTTAAATAAAGATACGCATATCCCGATCATTCTGCAGATTTTCTTAGCTGACTTAGGGATCGAGTTTCTCAGGATGGCTGCCATTCACACACCGACCGCTTTATCGACAGCAATGGGATTAATTGCGGCTGTACTGATCGGACAGATTGCCATTGAAGTCGGCCTGTTTTCGCCTGAGGTGATTTTGTACGTCTCGCTTGCAGCGATTGGAACCTTTACGACGCCTAGTTATGAATTAAGCTTGGCAAACAAAATGGGCCGTCTTGTCCTCATGATACTCGTCGCCTTATTTCATATAAAAGGGCTCGTTATCGGATTTACAGTGCTGATCATTGCCATGGCCAGCATCAAATCCCTCCAAACACCGTACCTATGGCCGCTGATTCCCTTTAACGGCAAAGCGCTGTGGCAGGTACTGATCCGCACAGCGAAACCTGGTGCAAAAGTAAGGCCTAGTATCGTTCACCCAAGAAATCGCTTAAGGCAGCCTACTAATTCATAA
- the lysA gene encoding diaminopimelate decarboxylase, producing the protein MFLHGTSRQNQHGHLEIGGVDALYLAEKYGTPLYVYDVALIRERAKSFKQAFITAGLKAQVAYASKAFSSVAMIQLAEEEGLSLDVVSGGELYTAVAAGFPAERIHFHGNNKSREELRMALEHRIGCIVVDNFYEISLLEDLCKETGHSIDVLLRITPGVEAHTHDYITTGQEDSKFGFDLHNGQTERAIEQVLQSEHIQLLGVHCHIGSQIFDTAGFVLAAEKIFKKLDEWRESYSFVSKVLNLGGGFGIRYTEDDEPLHATEYVEKIIEAVKENAACYGFDIPEIWIEPGRSLVGDAGTTLYTVGSQKEVPGVRQYVAVDGGMNDNIRPALYQAKYEAATANRIGEAHDKTVSIAGKCCESGDMLIWDIDLPEVKEGDLLAVFCTGAYGYSMANNYNRIPRPAVVFVENGEDHLVVKRETYEDIVKLDLPFKTSVKQ; encoded by the coding sequence TTGTTCTTACATGGCACAAGCAGACAAAATCAACATGGGCATTTAGAAATCGGAGGTGTGGACGCTCTCTATTTAGCGGAAAAATACGGCACACCTCTTTATGTATATGATGTGGCTTTAATACGTGAGCGTGCTAAAAGCTTTAAGCAGGCATTTATTACTGCAGGCCTGAAAGCACAGGTGGCATATGCGAGCAAAGCATTCTCATCAGTCGCGATGATTCAGCTTGCTGAGGAAGAGGGACTTTCTCTAGATGTCGTGTCAGGGGGAGAGCTTTATACAGCTGTTGCGGCAGGCTTTCCGGCAGAACGCATTCACTTTCATGGGAATAACAAGAGCAGGGAAGAACTTCGGATGGCACTTGAGCACCGCATCGGCTGCATTGTGGTAGATAATTTCTATGAAATTTCCCTTTTGGAAGACCTATGCAAAGAAACGGGACACTCTATCGATGTTCTTCTCCGGATTACGCCTGGGGTAGAAGCGCATACGCATGACTACATTACAACTGGTCAGGAAGATTCAAAGTTCGGTTTTGACCTTCATAACGGACAAACTGAACGGGCGATTGAGCAAGTATTGCAATCAGAGCATATTCAGCTGCTCGGTGTCCACTGCCATATTGGCTCGCAAATTTTTGATACGGCCGGATTTGTGTTAGCAGCGGAAAAAATCTTCAAAAAACTGGACGAGTGGAGAGAATCATATTCGTTTGTATCCAAGGTGTTGAACCTTGGGGGAGGTTTCGGAATCCGTTATACGGAAGACGATGAACCGCTTCACGCTACTGAATATGTTGAAAAAATTATCGAAGCTGTGAAAGAAAATGCTGCCTGTTACGGTTTTGATATTCCTGAAATTTGGATAGAACCGGGCCGTTCTCTCGTGGGAGACGCAGGCACAACCCTTTATACGGTTGGCTCTCAAAAAGAAGTGCCGGGTGTCCGCCAGTATGTGGCTGTAGACGGAGGCATGAACGACAATATTCGCCCAGCGCTCTATCAGGCTAAATATGAAGCTGCAACAGCCAACCGTATCGGAGAAGCGCATGACAAAACGGTATCGATTGCCGGTAAATGCTGTGAAAGCGGTGATATGCTGATTTGGGATATTGACCTGCCGGAAGTAAAAGAAGGCGATCTTCTTGCCGTTTTTTGTACAGGCGCTTACGGGTACAGCATGGCCAACAATTACAATCGAATTCCGAGACCTGCCGTTGTATTTGTGGAAAATGGCGAGGATCACTTAGTTGTGAAGCGAGAAACGTACGAGGATATTGTAAAACTTGATCTGCCATTTAAAACAA